In Campylobacter vicugnae, a genomic segment contains:
- the mraY gene encoding phospho-N-acetylmuramoyl-pentapeptide-transferase, translated as MFYYIYELFEFNFFSYISVRAGISFFLAFVLTLFFMPKFIAWARVKNANQPIYELAPQSHQQKGKTPTMGGVVFVICAVVATLFSANLSNAFVLIGLFVLSGFCLLGFYDDYSKIVGRQNHAGLHARVKFAFQIGLGVIAAVLLYFFSGLDSLFYFPFYKHAILDISIFAMLFWVLVFTSASNAVNLTDGLDGLASVPSIFGLVSLGIFAYLMGNAVYSSYLLLPKVVNLGEVVILVTAVIGALFGFLWFNCYPAEVFMGDSGSLSVGAFIGYMGIVTKNELLLIIIGFVFVVETLSVILQVGSFKIRKKRVFLMAPLHHHFEMKGWSENKIIVRFWMIALVANLIALIALKLR; from the coding sequence GTGTTTTATTATATTTATGAACTTTTTGAATTTAATTTTTTTAGTTATATTAGCGTTCGTGCTGGGATTAGCTTTTTTTTAGCTTTTGTTTTGACTCTATTTTTTATGCCTAAATTTATAGCTTGGGCAAGAGTTAAAAATGCTAATCAGCCTATATATGAGCTAGCTCCACAATCTCATCAACAAAAAGGTAAAACTCCGACAATGGGCGGTGTTGTTTTTGTTATTTGTGCTGTAGTGGCTACACTTTTTAGTGCAAATTTAAGCAATGCTTTTGTGCTTATTGGGCTTTTTGTTTTGAGTGGATTTTGTCTGCTTGGTTTTTATGATGATTATAGCAAGATAGTTGGTCGCCAAAATCACGCTGGTTTGCACGCTAGGGTTAAATTTGCTTTTCAAATTGGGCTTGGTGTGATAGCTGCTGTGCTTTTATATTTTTTTAGCGGACTTGATTCTTTATTTTATTTTCCATTTTATAAGCATGCGATTTTAGATATATCTATTTTTGCAATGTTATTTTGGGTTTTGGTATTTACTTCGGCATCTAATGCGGTAAATTTAACAGATGGATTAGATGGACTTGCTAGTGTACCTTCGATTTTTGGATTAGTTAGTCTTGGGATATTTGCTTATTTGATGGGAAATGCAGTTTATAGCTCTTATTTATTGCTACCTAAGGTGGTAAATTTAGGCGAAGTTGTGATCTTAGTTACTGCTGTTATTGGAGCACTTTTTGGATTTTTGTGGTTTAATTGCTATCCGGCTGAAGTTTTTATGGGTGATAGCGGAAGTCTTAGCGTTGGTGCTTTTATAGGATATATGGGAATTGTAACAAAAAATGAGTTACTACTCATTATAATCGGGTTTGTATTTGTGGTTGAGACGCTCTCTGTAATTTTACAAGTTGGTAGCTTTAAGATTAGAAAAAAAAGAGTATTTTTAATGGCGCCTTTACATCATCATTTTGAGATGAAAGGCTGGAGTGAAAATAAGATTATTGTAAGATTTTGGATGATAGCTTTGGTGGCAAATTTAATTGCTTTGATAGCTTTAAAATTAAGGTAA
- a CDS encoding AAA family ATPase, translating to MIKYFKVSGYKSIKEPIELDLNPKGKRIKGTKYEYNYFNNRLPKSVFLFGQNAVGKTNVLESIDNLFNIINKGIDLEQQKTFINASTNELKYHLEVICGNDLYTYKLEINQEKILYEYLSKNNEQFYEFKDDTLVSNRYKDFKSLLSVKSKTTILQKLKDNIILEISEFIEYDCMFYKIEHGMRGYKIRDEEIKIFFERKKDAVINILTILDNSITDFYFLDLKDNSYKMILKRGDIDFGIELESSGIKKIIWLVPIIIFTMENGGITLIDELDSSIGTISLIRFLNSTINSEDNKKGQFLISTHNPLLFDTELLSPDQIYIVTKEDYATKINSLDSFELRKDKRKAYLNFLRGDYE from the coding sequence ATGATAAAATATTTTAAAGTATCAGGATATAAATCTATAAAAGAGCCTATAGAATTAGATTTAAATCCTAAAGGGAAAAGAATTAAAGGGACTAAATATGAATATAACTATTTTAACAATAGGTTACCTAAATCAGTATTTTTATTTGGGCAGAATGCAGTAGGTAAAACTAATGTTTTAGAATCTATAGATAATCTATTTAATATTATAAATAAAGGTATAGACTTAGAACAACAAAAAACTTTTATAAATGCTTCTACAAATGAGTTAAAATACCACTTAGAGGTAATCTGTGGTAATGACCTATATACTTATAAATTAGAAATAAATCAAGAGAAGATACTATATGAATATCTATCTAAAAATAACGAACAATTTTATGAATTTAAAGATGATACTTTAGTTTCTAATCGCTATAAAGATTTTAAATCTTTACTTTCTGTTAAATCTAAAACTACTATTCTTCAAAAGTTAAAAGATAATATAATTTTAGAAATTTCTGAATTTATAGAATATGATTGTATGTTTTATAAGATAGAGCATGGAATGCGTGGTTATAAGATAAGAGATGAAGAGATTAAAATATTTTTTGAAAGAAAGAAAGATGCTGTTATAAATATTCTTACAATATTAGATAATAGCATAACTGATTTTTACTTCTTAGATTTAAAAGATAACTCTTATAAGATGATCTTAAAACGAGGAGATATAGATTTTGGTATAGAGCTAGAAAGTAGTGGGATTAAAAAAATAATTTGGTTAGTCCCAATTATAATATTTACTATGGAAAATGGTGGAATAACCCTTATAGATGAGTTAGATAGCTCTATAGGTACTATATCATTAATTAGATTTTTAAATAGTACAATAAACTCAGAAGATAATAAAAAGGGTCAATTCTTAATAAGTACTCATAATCCTTTACTCTTTGATACAGAGTTATTGTCTCCAGATCAAATATATATAGTAACTAAAGAAGATTATGCTACTAAGATAAACTCTTTAGATTCTTTTGAATTAAGAAAAGATAAAAGAAAAGCTTATTTAAATTTTCTTAGAGGTGATTATGAGTAA
- the pglE gene encoding UDP-N-acetylbacillosamine transaminase: MARVFLSAPYMGGNEQKYIKEVFDSNYIAPLGEFVDRFENSIKDYTKSPNAVALSSATAGLHLALRVLKIGDGDAVLASSFTFAASVNPIMYERCEPIFIDCDESWNLSPKLLKEAIAKSPKKPKALIITHLYGQAAKMDEIVEICAENNIAIIEDAAEALGGFYKGKALGSIGDIGVYSFNGNKIITTGGGGMLVSHDKNIANKARYYSTQAREPLLHYEHLDYGYNYRLSNVLGAIGVGQMEVLQDRVERKRQIFDIYSNLLGDLGEFMPEIPNSRGNRWLTTLLFKEKNKHLKVIEALNKHDIESRPLWKPMHLQPVFKGAKCVVDGTSEDYFSRGICLPSGADMSDELVEKVANIVRSAL; this comes from the coding sequence ATGGCTAGAGTTTTTTTAAGCGCTCCGTATATGGGTGGCAATGAACAAAAGTATATAAAAGAGGTGTTTGATAGCAATTACATAGCACCGCTTGGTGAGTTTGTAGATAGATTTGAAAATAGTATAAAAGATTATACTAAATCACCAAATGCAGTAGCTCTTAGCTCAGCAACTGCTGGATTGCATTTAGCGCTTAGAGTTTTAAAAATAGGCGATGGCGATGCTGTTTTGGCTTCATCTTTTACATTTGCTGCTAGTGTAAATCCTATAATGTATGAAAGATGTGAGCCTATATTTATCGATTGTGATGAGAGTTGGAATCTTAGCCCAAAACTTCTTAAAGAAGCGATTGCTAAAAGTCCTAAAAAGCCAAAAGCACTAATTATAACCCACTTATATGGCCAAGCAGCAAAGATGGATGAGATAGTAGAAATTTGTGCTGAAAATAATATAGCTATTATAGAAGATGCAGCTGAGGCTTTGGGCGGATTTTATAAAGGCAAAGCACTTGGAAGTATTGGCGATATTGGAGTTTATAGTTTTAATGGAAATAAGATCATAACCACAGGTGGTGGCGGTATGTTAGTTAGCCATGATAAAAACATAGCTAATAAAGCTAGATATTACAGCACGCAAGCAAGAGAGCCGCTACTACATTATGAGCATTTAGATTATGGGTATAATTATAGACTTAGTAATGTTTTAGGCGCTATTGGAGTGGGGCAGATGGAGGTCTTGCAAGATAGAGTAGAGAGAAAAAGGCAGATATTTGATATCTACTCAAATTTACTTGGTGATCTGGGCGAGTTTATGCCTGAAATTCCAAATTCGCGTGGCAATAGATGGCTTACTACGCTTTTATTTAAAGAGAAAAATAAGCATTTAAAAGTTATAGAAGCACTAAATAAACATGATATAGAAAGCAGACCACTATGGAAGCCAATGCACCTTCAACCAGTATTTAAAGGTGCTAAATGCGTTGTAGATGGCACGAGTGAGGATTATTTTAGTAGAGGAATTTGCCTTCCAAGTGGTGCTGATATGAGTGATGAATTAGTAGAAAAAGTTGCTAATATCGTTAGGAGTGCGCTGTGA
- the murD gene encoding UDP-N-acetylmuramoyl-L-alanine--D-glutamate ligase: MVKSLFGYAKTTESIAKSGGWNIYDDKFKIASSDEYGNALLPVDKFDPNISELEIPSPGFPPSHQLIKNAKNLISEYDYFRNYTPKSIWISGTNGKTTTTKMTEHLLKDRGAIMGGNVGIPLGELVGKGAKIWILETSSFTMHYTKFATPDIYALLPISDDHISWHGSAKEYINAKLKPLSMMKEGSVAIIPKEYEKSVKSYAKIISYDDEIDLANKFSIDIGRIDFRVPFLMDAIMALCIESIIFSRCSIDLLNKFIIEPHKLEELKDAKGRLWVNDTKATNIDASLQALARYEGSKIHIILGGDDKGVSIEKVVATAAKQGATIYAIGSNCDDIEKMSDKFGAKVFNAKELYNAVNLIDKEMNIDDVALLSPACASLDQFSSYAHRGDKFKEFIAKII; this comes from the coding sequence ATGGTAAAATCTCTATTTGGATATGCTAAAACCACAGAATCTATAGCTAAAAGTGGTGGCTGGAATATTTATGATGATAAATTTAAAATAGCAAGCAGTGATGAGTATGGAAATGCTCTATTGCCTGTGGATAAATTTGATCCAAATATTAGCGAATTAGAGATCCCAAGTCCAGGATTTCCGCCATCTCACCAACTAATAAAAAATGCTAAAAATTTGATTAGCGAGTATGATTATTTTAGAAATTATACTCCAAAAAGTATTTGGATTAGTGGAACAAATGGTAAAACCACAACAACTAAAATGACTGAGCATTTATTAAAAGATCGTGGTGCTATAATGGGTGGCAATGTGGGTATTCCGCTTGGTGAGTTAGTAGGTAAAGGGGCTAAAATTTGGATTTTAGAGACTAGCTCTTTTACTATGCATTATACGAAATTTGCAACACCTGATATATATGCGTTACTGCCTATTAGCGATGATCATATAAGCTGGCATGGAAGTGCTAAAGAGTATATAAATGCTAAGTTAAAGCCACTATCAATGATGAAAGAAGGCAGTGTAGCAATTATTCCTAAAGAGTATGAAAAATCAGTAAAATCATATGCTAAGATAATATCTTATGATGATGAGATTGATCTGGCTAATAAATTTAGTATAGATATTGGTAGGATTGATTTTAGGGTTCCATTTTTGATGGATGCGATTATGGCGCTTTGTATTGAGAGTATAATATTTAGTCGTTGTAGCATTGATCTGCTTAATAAATTTATCATTGAGCCTCACAAGCTTGAAGAGTTAAAGGACGCCAAAGGTAGATTATGGGTCAATGATACTAAAGCTACAAATATAGACGCAAGCCTTCAAGCCTTAGCCAGATATGAGGGGTCTAAGATTCATATTATATTAGGTGGTGATGATAAGGGCGTGAGTATAGAAAAAGTAGTCGCTACAGCTGCTAAGCAAGGCGCTACAATCTATGCTATTGGCTCAAATTGTGATGATATAGAAAAGATGAGTGATAAATTTGGTGCTAAAGTATTTAATGCTAAAGAGCTTTATAATGCTGTAAATTTGATAGATAAAGAGATGAATATAGACGATGTTGCTTTGCTTAGTCCAGCGTGTGCTAGTTTAGATCAGTTTAGTTCATATGCACATCGTGGAGATAAATTTAAAGAATTTATAGCAAAAATTATATAA
- a CDS encoding RloB domain-containing protein — MSKIKPRIKIEVIVEGATEENYLKEFTKHSFDETLRFNFHNVKGGSYHSITKKIRSFKGLSDSTIFIVTDIDRLANDENELSNFEIMLKVLNEFKYSFAFITYPNFEGFLSPHFNPYENNILKRLKLKNKDELKSKKDIYNHIVRNGGNFDNIFKRYKKENLCCYKRENKTIFDKSKIRLEQSSFIYFIEYCNGLKNKK; from the coding sequence ATGAGTAAAATAAAACCTAGGATAAAAATAGAAGTTATAGTAGAAGGAGCCACTGAAGAAAATTATTTAAAAGAATTCACAAAACATAGTTTTGATGAAACTCTTAGGTTTAATTTTCACAATGTAAAGGGTGGTAGTTATCACTCTATTACTAAAAAGATAAGATCTTTTAAAGGCTTATCTGACTCTACTATATTTATCGTAACTGATATAGATAGATTAGCTAATGATGAAAATGAGCTTAGTAATTTTGAAATTATGTTAAAAGTACTAAATGAGTTTAAATATAGTTTTGCCTTTATAACATATCCTAATTTTGAAGGATTTTTATCACCTCATTTTAATCCTTATGAAAATAATATACTAAAAAGATTAAAGTTAAAAAACAAGGATGAGTTAAAATCTAAAAAAGATATCTATAACCATATCGTAAGAAATGGTGGTAATTTTGATAATATTTTTAAAAGATATAAAAAGGAAAATTTATGTTGTTATAAGAGAGAAAATAAAACTATATTTGATAAATCTAAAATACGACTAGAGCAATCCTCATTTATATATTTTATAGAATATTGTAATGGTTTAAAAAATAAAAAATAA